The Cutaneotrichosporon cavernicola HIS019 DNA, chromosome: 5 DNA segment CTCCGTCGTGGTACACtcagctgacgacagggCCCCGCGTCTTGGTGAGTGTACAAGTGGTCGGGCGAGCGGTTGGCGATAGTCTTTACTCTGCTAGTCTGCTGCGACATACAGCTGGGCGGCTCCACAACCTTGCTCGCTCCacatctcgtcctccttctcctctcccaccccaccctcctcatccaccccaccctcctACCGCcttccccatcctccccaCTGGCAGCTCACTTGCTGCTTCCTCGCACGCTTCGCACGCACATTCACtcactgacaccagcggCAAATCCACCATCGGCAGCAACCTCGCCCGTGACCTCGGCATCTCCTTCATCGACGGTGATGCCCTCCATCCCCCGGCCAATGTCGCAAAGATGAGCGCTGGCAACCctctcgacgacgccgaccgcCTTCCCTGGCTCCAGATCATCAGGGAAACTGGTATCCGCGAGTGCCACGCCGCctgggagaggggagacgGCCGCGTGCCCGGacaggaggagggggagggcaAGCTCGGGCGCCCGGCTTGCGTCATTGCGTGCTCGGCACTGAAGAAGTATTATCGCGATATTCTGCGCGGGAAGGCGGAGGCCGTTCGGGAGGACAAGGTGAGTCTGCCGAGGGTGAATGCCGCTCTACACACCCGCACGCTTGGCCACACCTCCTCAGCTGCCCACACATTGGCGAAAGACGTTGAAGCGgccacgcccacgcccacaagctaaccccagcccatCATGAAGACCATCTTCGTGTACTGCAACGGCTCGCCCGAACTGTTGGCACAGCGCATCGCTGCGCGCCAGGGACACTTTATGAAGCCCCAAATGCTCGCATCCCAACTCGCAACACTCGAGGACCCGACATCCGAGCCCGGGGTCGTTGACGTAGACATCTCGGCCGACCCGGAAGAGGTATCGCTGCGTGCGTTGAGCGGCACGCGCCGAGTCGTGGCAGCGATGGACGCGCGTGGCGAATGATTTGTTCTGTCTTGTTTTTGTCTTGTCTTGTCTATCATTGGAATCATATGCATTTGGTTGGACCGTGGAACGGTGGACATGACGTGGGGCTCTCCTGAACCGAAAATGCATGTACCGACCGGCCCGGCATTCCCGACTCGCACTAGCCAACGCCCAACTTTCATCATCATGCCGCCCCgcaccgtcgccgtcatcgGCGGAGGTCTGTCCGgcctcaccgccgcctACCGCCTCGCAAAGTCGGGAGCACGGGTGACGCTCCTCGAATCGGCGCCACGGTTGGGGGGATGGGCCCAAACGCAATCTTACCCACTCTCATTCGAGCGCAATGGGCAAACTCACACTGGCAGCGTATCGCTCGAGTTTGGACCGCGTTCCATCCGTCCGCGGGGAGGACCAGGCGCACCAGCCATGCTCCAGCTCGTACGCTCCACCCCGCGCAACCTGACATCAGATCCAAGATTTGGGCCTTTGCGATCGCATCGTGCCGATTCCGAATGACCACCCAGCCGCCAAGAACCGATACCTCTTTGACCCCGATTCCGGCAAGCTGTCCGCCGTCCAAGCCTCCCCGCTTGCGGTATTGAATCCGCGCACAGCCCCAGCGATTAGGCAACTGTTGCTCGCCTTTGCGATGGAGCCGTTTCGCAGATCCAGACCGCcagacggcgacgagagcgtTGCGGCCTTTTTCGAGCGCCGATTTGGCAAACGAGTTGCCCGC contains these protein-coding regions:
- a CDS encoding uncharacterized protein (Shikimate kinase), yielding MADYTTTKPLLIVVMGPASCGKSTIGSNLARDLGISFIDGDALHPPANVAKMSAGNPLDDADRLPWLQIIRETGIRECHAAWERGDGRVPGQEEGEGKLGRPACVIACSALKKYYRDILRGKAEAVREDKPIMKTIFVYCNGSPELLAQRIAARQGHFMKPQMLASQLATLEDPTSEPGVVDVDISADPEEVSLRALSGTRRVVAAMDARGE